The genomic segment AAGTTAGACAACCTTGTTTTGCCATTAACCACAAGAATGCCGAACATCAAAGTGTTCAGCGGAAGCTCGCACCCTGATCTGGCGCAGAAGATCGTCGATCGACTGGGAATCGACTTGGGGAAAGTGGTAACCAAAAAATTTAGCAACATGGAAACATGTGTGGAGATCGGAGAGTCGGTGCGAGGCGAAGATGTTTATATCGTGCAGAGCGGCAGCGGAGAGATCAATGACAATCTAATGGAACTCCTAATTATGATCAATGCATGCAAAATAGCTTCGGCGTCCCGCGTAACTGCCGTCATCCCGTGCTTCCCGTACGCGCGACAGGACAAGAAAGACAAAAGCCGAGCGCCGATCACTGCCAAGCTCGTCGCCAACATCCTGTCCGTGTCCGGCGCCGACCACATAATCACCATGGACCTTCACGCGTCTCAAATCCAGGGATTCTTTGACATACCTGTAGATAACCTCTTTGCTGAGCCCGCTGTTTTGAAGTGGATAAAAGAAAACATTCCTGACTGGAAGACCAGTATTGTGGTGTCGCCTGATGCTGGAGGTGCCAAGAGGGTCACTTCGATTGCTGATCGGCTCAATGTTGAGTTCGCTTTGATCCACAAAGAGAGGAAGAAGGCTAATGAAGTGGCTTCCATGGTGCTTGTTGGTGACGTTAAGGACCGCACAGCCATCCTGGTCGACGACATGGCTGACACTTGTGGAACTGTCTGCCACGCTGCTGAAAAACTGATAGAAGCAGGCGCTATTAAAGTTTATGCCATACTTACACATGGTATCTTCTCAGGCCCCGCTATTTCAAGGATCAACAATGCCTGTTTAGAGGCCGTGGTTGTCACAAACACCATCCCTCAGGACCGACATATGCAGGACTGTCCCAAGATCCAGTGCATTGATGTGTCCATGATGCTGGCGGAGGCGGTCCGGCGTACACACAACGGGGAATCAGTGTCGTACCTATTCTCAAATGTTCCATATTAGATTAATTTGcttttgttttagttttaaggaCCTCCAACATGTTttgaaatataatatgtaatgcTTACATATATATTGTTTATCTCGTGATAGTTAAACCTTTGATAGCCTCAGTTGGTAGCATATTTTCATGGATACGGCTGATGTAAGATTTGTTGTCACACTAAATGTTTCTGTAATGGAAATGTGCAGTTATCTTACTAACTGCGGAGGTCAAAGGTCAATGTTTGAGGTCATTTAGTGTTTAGCTGTAATCTCACTAAGTTTAAATAGGACCTTCCAGTTTTGTTACAGTAGTACAAACAGCCActctcctaactgtacatcggtggaccttattacaaaatacataaggTCATGTACAGTTAACAGGGTGGGTGATTGTATACTGTTTATTGTGAACTATCTCAGTGATTTGTTTATATTCTTTCCaatgtgtttttattaaatttgttatgcatttaaaaacattttctGCGAAGTATAACTTTGTTACTGGTTAAACTTAAAGATCAAGcatggtaatatttttttattatacatcaTAAAAGCCATCTATTTGGCCTAGCCATCATAGGTTTCAGCTTCCAGCACTTTGAGAAGTCTATACCTGCATTTACATTCATAAAAGTATTCAACATAACATAATTCATTGTTTTTATATTGGGTAGTTAATGTTTAAAGACAATTTAGTTTATAATAGCGTAGTTTTAACACATTTTGATAAGctgtttcatacaattttacaggttTTTATTTGTTATCTTATATTTTGTCGTAAAACATTGTTAGGATATATCAAAGTCAAAATGGATATGTATAAATTGGCCTTAAATTTGTGATTTAGTTTCCTTCATAGATGGggaaattttcttttaaaattggATGTAATTATATTCTTGTTATTCGTTAGAGTTCAGAAGCATAAAGTGGTATAACTAATTTAATTGGCTTTGAAATGGCTATAAATGTGTAGTGGGTATTAAATTGTGATGAGAGATTTTCTAAATTTATAGGATATTAATGTATATTTGAACTATATAACATCAAATCGCTAAGTAATTTTaagatattataaaataaaaatactttatcaAAGTCTGCGTTTTATTGTTGTCATGGAGATAGAAGACTTATCATTATGAAACAATATTGatgtaacaaaataataacttttTCGAAGTTGGTATATTAAACAGTATGAGTTGGTATGAGTAATTACGTTACTAGTAAACAAGAGACGCTTTTCACAGGTACCTTTATGTTACTACTTGATGTAATTAGCATTAGACATCAAACATCATACAACATCATAGTTTCCTTTTACTATTTTGATCTATCTAAAGGTGGTATTCCATGTGTCCCAATGTGTATAAGCATCTCACATTATGCTTAATGAGAGACTGAGGCACAATGACATTGGACTGGTGGAATACCAGGCCTAATTAACTTTTTGACTTATGCACTAGtatacagtcgcctgcaataatatgttactcttcgaaggccgcaaagtATGTGACACGCCCTTATGTCAGATATTTTGCGGTCTTCGTTAAACTAACATatcattgcaggtgactgtacaagtacAATGCCCAAATTTTCCTCCGCCAGTGATCTATTAAAGCAACGCGTTACATCACGACCTCGACAATCGCTCAAACGATATCAATATGAAAACTTGGCCGCGAGGGTCAAATGATGTAAATTGTTTGTCGCGCGAGCGCTCCTTGGCTTTtgcgtaaataataataaagaaaacaaatTCTGACATatacttttaagtactaaagTAAATAAACAGATCAAATCAAATGTCCCATAGTTGTTAACtggctgacataagagctatgggactgggacatatttttgagtaggtaTGATGTGTGCACCTGTGTGCACCTATATTTAtaaggctggcgtccactagactcgccgaggcgaatcgaatcgcaataattcgcctcctatatttttacacaagAATCGGCGCGCTGCGGCTATTCGTCAATGGACGCAGTTGCATAGAAAATATAGGAGGCGAATTACTGCTATTCGATTTGATTCGCCTCGGCAagtctagtggacgccagcctttacacgactgtaggtacagtcgacgtcaaaaatatgtttccaCTTTTACACCTTacccctttgtaataaggcgaaaaatgtaaacatatctttgacgtcgactgtacataggtTGCTAAGGGtgatggtattccacctatccaatttctttgtctaatgTGTGATGTGTCTCacatttctttgtccaatgtgtgatgtgtctcacattttgctttaatgagagagtgagacgcactgacaattggacaggtggaatacttACCATACCCTATGACTCGCTTACTATTTGTTGGTTGACTgatggtagagaatgccttatgggataagtccgccatttgtacctacTTTCTTGTATTGTGCTATAGGTAGAGGTAGCCGAGGTGAGTATTATTTACTTATAGATATATTATGGATTtggatataagtacctatagatcacagacaagacatcctccagactgagcatagtagctctaccccctctgccacaaatacggtagttttactccattttcgagtcgaattTAAGTGTCTTtttgtgacgtccgtgtctttgaacggaccaatcacggcacgagACCTCGCTCACCTTgtcccccgcatttttggcagcatcgatttcatgaaataattgctctaaactccgtttggagcaaaaagaatagatagtatagaggggtcctgtcattgtaaattttgtagtcactgtaaatttactgccatctatcgacacacgactaaaactcaaaatgaaaacgtataaagttatcaaaaaatgtatatatatggataaatgattttattatttttatatcattttgatccatgttcattcaatgATAtcaatgtgttaaaattgttaaatatgaaacggtgtcgtcacgccatctagccgaggataggctaaaggtgtgtgcgccatctattcgagaatgactttcacttgaattccgaggcacgttttttccttagactttattcgtcttatacgaagttacatatgtctttggtttggaggattcctagtctatgctatagctattaggtataggtacccactacacTACCTATATGAGCTGTATTAGGGAGATAGTGTAGGACCTACTACGGTGATGGTCTCATCTCATAAGAAATAAAGAGAACAAAGAATAGGTATGGTCAAGGAATTTTATTTCAGTACcaatttcgtaccttgtcacagtgacaatacgCACCAaagagtggatcagctacactctacgagttaaaaaaaaatgcctactccagagcacaGTAATCGGAGCATCAGTATGAGGTCCAATGAGGTCCCACAAACGCATTCGGTGTGGCCCGGCCTAACTATGGAAAAGTTAATTGTTACTAACTTAGTAAGCGAAACAAGGTTCTTGACGTCCATAGATAAGTTAGATAACCTTTAAACCAGACCAGCCCCCGACACTGCAATACGTCAAGCGAATTTTCATAAACAACGTTAACTATGCGGTTATAATTATGTTACTAATTTAGAGGACCTTATTTAACGGTGTTAGGGTTCaaaatacttacatattttgtttatatctaattataaataggCGCTATTTCTAGAATGAGTTTAGATAACTTGAGAACCAAGGGTATTCAACACCGGAGTAAAGAAATAATTGGTATTTATTTCTGTAACTGCCTTTCATATTTCTTTGACATTTAAGTAGGTAAACGTTTTTAAACCAACTCAAGTGACGAAGTGTGACAGTGCCAcatattgttatatttttttaaaacagcAGTTTGAACTTTGACGTCTGTGGTGGCCCTCCTACACTCACAGACTGAAGTTGGAAGTGACAGTGCGGGTGGAAGTTAAATATAATGGTCATATTTtcaattattaaattttgatgtcTATAGTGGCACACCACACACCCTGGATGCACAAAGTTGTCTGAAAGGACTTGTATTCAGGCCACAATCAAGCATTTTTAAGGCAGAGATATCTCCCACCTGATATTGAACTTTAATTCAAAGCgatagggttcaattttgcataatttctgacacccttgtcttataaagggttaaaaagggCCATCACGGTTCACAAGTTACAGccttgtgacagacggacagcagaggcTTAATTATAggctcccgtttttaccctttggttacggaaccctaaaaaagtataCTTCTTTGTTTATTCAAATAAAACGCTGTAGCTAAAGTATAAGCTTTATTAGTTTAGTGGTGGTGGTGCGCCTGCGCGGCGGCCTTCCTCATCTGCGTGAGCACGTTGCTGAGCTCCTCACGCTTCCTCTTGGCGCGGATGTGGGTGCCGAGGCGACGCTTCAGGAACTTCAGCGCACGCTTGTCCTTTGACACCTGGAAAGATGGAGGTTAAGATTTAGCACGGAGACAGCATTAAGCATGGGCGTAGAGAACAAATTTTTCAACTAAATATATGCGCCTCCCCCATTGCCATATGAACTGGCCCCCCTAGCCCATCAGCTGGCGACACCTTTGGCATTAAGAAAGCGTTTACGAAGAGTGCGAGATCACTAATCAATCTAATCATAGTCTCAATTTTATGTGACCCAGCAAGGCGGGTGaacccctttttagggttctgtacccaaagggtaaaaacaggaccctattactaatatatttattacatcAATGTACAAATTATGGTGTCAAATCAAAGGAGGTGGAAAACATTACAATGTTTTCCACCTCCTGCTTTATAAAATGTAGGTCTTGTGTTaccacattcactgccaggaaCACACCCAGTGGGCACTagtaacttaaataaatatgtaattccaCATCAAACAGTCAGAAAACTAGTttggaaaaaatgcaaaaataagCTCAAAGTGACACAGCTCACTTGAAACTAATTTAGGCAATCAAAACAAGATTTAattacacaactgcccaaaaaaaGGAGTGTATTGTTTTTGCTAGCCCAAGGGTCAGTTTTTTTATacatacaaatacaataaaattgcgGCACCTGAAAGTCCTGAACTGAGTCACCCAAAATATAGACAAGTTCCAGACCATTCAATTCGAGAGTTGTATCCTATTCCTAAAACTGATGATTTGTGTAGCCGATGGCTTTTCTTATCAAAAGTTTACCAACTCCTAAGCTAGCCAGattgatatttaaaaaatatttaccttCAGCAACTCCATAGCTCTCTTCTCATACTGCGCGTGTCCAACGACCTCGCGAACCAAGTCACGCACGAACTTCGAGTGCTTGGTCTGGAGCTGAAATTACAAACAAggtaatattcaataaaattgcTACCATATGAGTATGAAATTGACTAATTCCTATGTAAAAACACTATTTGTTGGTAGGTAATATTGGTATTTGAGTACTGGATTTAACTACAAGCAGAATGAcaggatataaaaataatacttacaggTTAACAAAATACAATTGAATTTTGGCTTACTGGCCTGGAAATATTTGGCTGGATTTATATTTTGACCACATTAAGTATAAAATAGTTCGAAAGCaggatatatttgaaaattcaactaatataattattattactcaACCAGAAACTAGAAGCACTTTTATTGCAAGGGTAAGCAAGGTGCCATGATAAGCGTCGCAGTATCGTAATTGTTGCTAAAGTTTGAAATGCTTCTAGTTTAAATATTAGTCAAGGTCAGAGTGTACGAAAGGGGGGCCGTTTCTGGGacttagaatttttttttgatgttgTGTTGTCATTATAAcacctattttttattgtgtaatcgtagACAACATGgtaaaataagcatgttttgtaggaataacttttctctaaagtcaaaaatggccgagatatTTGACACGAAAATTGGGATATTTGACCCGAAAGTTGCTGTGTAATTACGTTTTTTgggttgttgaaaaaaaaaataacctcgaagactaaggcgggagcaaagctcccgccttagtcttctaacctaaccatatccaagtcggctctgtccaggaaggtcttgctcgctcgcttcgctcgctcgctgccactggcttcaaatattaaaagaaatagttactaacttaccccctttagcCTAGCTGGGCGGATTTTGATGGCTTTGTCTGTAATGCCTTTCCTGCCGGCGGAGATTTTAGTGGTTTTGTGGCCTTTTCGCAGACCAACCGCGATTTCAAACCGGGGAGCCATGCTGAAAAATCAAGTAACGTAAACTGTAAGCACTAAAATATGAAACGAACTATATCACAACAATAAACAGTAATTAGATTTTGGTGTCCAAAAAGAGAAATATCACAGGATTTAACGAATAAAATACAATgtaatttcacaaaaaatatttacgtaCATCACGGATTGACAGATCCGACGAAAGagtttgtcaaatttcaattcGTTCAGAAATCAAATCATTACAAAACAGGTCACAGACAACGATCAACCTGTCTCTGTTCTGTGATTTATTTAAACCACTGAAATATGATTTAAACATAAAACAACTATGTTTCGTATGCTCATTAagctttgtttatttttattttattccataTATTTCTCGTAATATTTCAACATGATAACcataatcatttattatcatttatttgtcgcaaaaactaaaatatgtTTAGAAATTCTTGTTATTGAACGAAATTTTGCAAGTTATAATAGAGCCATTCGAGCCATATCTATGCAAGCGTATGTTAAcgatttaaactaaaataagtTATAACAAGCTTTTTAGATAAGTATTTaggctaaaaaaaaactaaactctaaatcataattagattccaaaaaaagtaagacaatgttgccactttttgctagcgcgtcttgtatttatgtaaaaataagtaagtaaaagtacttttttaaatcgtaggagtaaaattagaaataaataaattatcttagcgtgtttatttataaaaaggaatttattattttacaaacagattattgcagtggcaacattttttggaatctaattatgatttagagtataaAAGTTTCAAACTTTAGACTGCTAATATTTGTGATTGTTTTTTACTAACAGTATAAAATTTTGCTTGAATAGTCTGGACTGTCACTGTCATCAATATGTCAGCATTGTCAATGTCAGCACAGCATGGTGATTGTCGAATAGTTTTTACgtgtaaattatgaattattctTCAGGAAATATTACTTATTATTCCTAATTCTTCAGTGGAAGTTTACCAATAATACCATTTGTTTTTAGCTAACTCAGTGTAGCAATAATATCTACAGCCATTTTCAAACTTATCGTAACATAACCTCCCGCCTGTACATTTTCATATTTGTAAGCCAAAATGGAAGTCGGCGCAGTGAAACAAGCATTTAACAATGAGGTTAGTATTCTATTTCCTAAATTAAGTGCCTCCATCATCTCTAAACATTGTATTTAAGACACAAAAACCACAGTTAAGGCATACCTAGTTAAGTGCtgttatcaataaaaaaaacgacgtggcgattttttttactataataaCTGATAGCTAACACTTTCTCCAAGCCTGTACTATAACATTTTTTACCATAAATACTGTCATAATCATTACAGGTTATACAGCTGAAGAAAAACTTAAATCAAGCCAAGATACATACTATACACAAGCTCACAAGGAAGGCTAAAAAGGAAGTTAGGAAAGAGGCCCCTGAAAAGCTTAAGGAGAAGTTTAAAAGGCAAGCAGCATCAGCGGTTAATGAGGTTCTCATCATAAAGGTAGGTTATTCACCTTAACACCTTCAGTGCGGCACTAGGGAATATTTGGCAAAACTCTACATAGGTGGCACCtttagcacatacagtaaacaagcCTCATTTACATCATCAATTACACATCATGCATCATTAGATCAATCACTTGGCCTACCGtaaaacacgacaatcgaaagttcggtttctgcctctttatcactcttgcttatttgatcgatagagaggcagataaagaaatttcgcttttcgcggtaggccacctgtaaacaaaccgccttggtgcatcaatgtcatagtgtaAAGTTgtcaaaaaaactgtttaagacctagtatgtataagttactctatggtttaataaacaaattagtgctgcactctggcggcagtacattgcagtaatactccctattaattCAACTCATAGTTAACCATACTTAGACAGGGTCAATATGTCTGAGTAAATGTGTTAACTACTAGATGGAGCATTCAATCTTAAGACAATCATGAACACCATAAAAAGGTGCATACATATATTTAGTATGGGAGTGCAACttgtattgaattgaattgaattgaaatagcctttattcctgacatatacatttttacattttcttaCACTATacaggtatttatctatgttttattttatttatttatgtttctactcttttcttttgtttatttttctttgtcaGGCTGTCCTtgacataggcctcctccaggCGACGCCACTCCTCGCGGTTTTTTGAGAGTCTTCTCCAGTCTGCAGGAAAGTCATCTTCCCATCTCTTGTACGGTTTACATTGTGGTCTTT from the Cydia splendana chromosome 17, ilCydSple1.2, whole genome shotgun sequence genome contains:
- the LOC134798621 gene encoding ribose-phosphate pyrophosphokinase 2; this translates as MPSTASQEQLVNKLDNLVLPLTTRMPNIKVFSGSSHPDLAQKIVDRLGIDLGKVVTKKFSNMETCVEIGESVRGEDVYIVQSGSGEINDNLMELLIMINACKIASASRVTAVIPCFPYARQDKKDKSRAPITAKLVANILSVSGADHIITMDLHASQIQGFFDIPVDNLFAEPAVLKWIKENIPDWKTSIVVSPDAGGAKRVTSIADRLNVEFALIHKERKKANEVASMVLVGDVKDRTAILVDDMADTCGTVCHAAEKLIEAGAIKVYAILTHGIFSGPAISRINNACLEAVVVTNTIPQDRHMQDCPKIQCIDVSMMLAEAVRRTHNGESVSYLFSNVPY
- the LOC134798532 gene encoding large ribosomal subunit protein eL36 is translated as MAPRFEIAVGLRKGHKTTKISAGRKGITDKAIKIRPARLKGLQTKHSKFVRDLVREVVGHAQYEKRAMELLKVSKDKRALKFLKRRLGTHIRAKRKREELSNVLTQMRKAAAQAHHHH